A single genomic interval of Mucilaginibacter robiniae harbors:
- a CDS encoding TolC family protein, with protein sequence MKILRNIYLVFCCLALSFQVKAQNKPSAPYLSLQDAVAIALRNNYNIQLSQNNATIAKNNVTPGNARMLPTITGNYSLSNSVQSTTQTRADSTITRINNANNTGSNYGVNLNWTIFDGLNMFATYNVLKQRRELGDVRLRDTVQQTVANVMNAYYNLINQNEQIKALQGVIDISRTQLRYANDKFNVGSVSRLEVYNAQVALNTDTATLVSQIQQFKSGQIELNRLLVRDPQTDFSVSDTILVDNHIILADVINQAQVQNPTILSASILERIAQLNLRSIRSTRYPQVSVTSGYSFNNSNTPAGFARVQRSNGLNYGLAASINIFDGFNQWRRERNAKLQIDNADLNYAQAKNNINAQINTLFSSYLSGIDLIKLGQLNVELTRKSLSISLEKYRLGTITPLEIREAQRNYLEAESVFFNAQYQSKMAEIMLKQITSSISLE encoded by the coding sequence ATGAAGATACTCCGTAATATTTACCTTGTTTTTTGTTGCCTGGCTTTGTCATTTCAGGTGAAAGCACAAAATAAGCCTTCCGCACCCTACCTTTCTTTACAGGATGCTGTGGCTATTGCCTTAAGAAACAATTACAACATACAGCTATCGCAAAATAATGCCACTATAGCTAAAAATAACGTTACGCCAGGTAACGCCCGAATGCTGCCTACCATTACAGGCAACTATAGCTTAAGCAATAGTGTACAAAGCACTACACAAACCCGGGCCGATAGTACCATTACCCGTATTAACAATGCCAATAATACCGGCAGCAATTATGGGGTTAATCTAAACTGGACCATATTTGACGGGTTAAACATGTTTGCTACTTACAATGTCCTGAAACAACGCCGTGAGTTGGGTGATGTGAGGCTGCGGGATACAGTGCAGCAAACGGTAGCTAATGTAATGAACGCTTATTACAACCTGATTAATCAAAATGAGCAGATAAAAGCATTGCAGGGCGTAATTGATATTTCACGTACCCAGTTGCGCTATGCTAATGATAAATTCAATGTAGGTTCAGTATCCAGGCTAGAGGTGTACAACGCACAGGTAGCTTTAAATACTGATACTGCTACCCTGGTAAGCCAGATACAGCAGTTTAAATCAGGGCAAATTGAGCTAAATCGTTTACTAGTTCGCGATCCGCAAACGGATTTTTCTGTATCTGACACTATTCTGGTAGATAACCATATCATCTTGGCTGATGTAATTAACCAGGCACAAGTTCAAAACCCTACTATCCTGTCGGCTTCTATACTGGAACGTATAGCGCAGTTAAATTTAAGATCTATACGTTCAACCCGCTATCCGCAAGTATCAGTAACATCAGGTTATAGTTTTAACAACAGTAATACACCTGCAGGCTTTGCCCGTGTACAACGTTCTAACGGGTTAAATTATGGCTTGGCTGCAAGTATTAATATTTTTGATGGCTTTAACCAATGGCGGCGTGAACGTAATGCCAAGTTGCAAATTGACAATGCAGACCTCAATTATGCACAAGCCAAGAACAACATAAATGCACAAATTAATACACTATTTAGTAGCTACCTTTCGGGTATAGATTTGATTAAATTAGGCCAGTTAAACGTAGAGCTTACCCGCAAAAGTTTAAGCATATCACTTGAAAAATACCGTTTAGGCACCATTACACCCTTAGAAATAAGAGAAGCGCAACGAAACTATTTGGAGGCGGAATCCGTATTCTTCAATGCACAATATCAATCTAAGATGGCTGAAATTATGCTCAAGCAAATTACCAGCTCTATTAGTTTAGAATAA
- a CDS encoding response regulator yields the protein MSSNYKTCLLIDDNYIDNFVTRRLLESSHFAEKIVVHQSATEAIQHIKKGELRPDVIFLDLRMPMMNGFEFLQEYDKLEGQYKSAGKIFMLSSSLDPVDVKRSSQNKYITQFIHKPLTQKILEELSA from the coding sequence ATGTCTTCGAACTATAAAACTTGTCTGCTCATTGACGATAATTACATTGATAATTTCGTTACGCGGCGGCTATTGGAAAGCAGTCACTTTGCAGAAAAAATAGTTGTGCATCAGTCTGCCACCGAGGCTATTCAGCATATTAAAAAGGGTGAACTGCGGCCGGATGTAATTTTTTTAGATTTACGGATGCCAATGATGAACGGGTTTGAGTTTTTGCAGGAGTATGATAAGCTGGAAGGTCAGTATAAAAGTGCCGGAAAAATCTTTATGCTCTCCTCTTCTCTTGATCCGGTAGATGTTAAACGTTCCAGCCAGAATAAATATATCACGCAATTTATTCATAAACCACTTACTCAAAAAATACTGGAAGAGCTAAGCGCATGA
- a CDS encoding dienelactone hydrolase family protein — MKKLSLWLLLLLSTFVAFGQSKMACCQKTEPSATRRFAMLASNPQFRMAHLNPVRIRFQSSIGHAITYKTDDGTTANAYELKAKKPTRNYLLVIHEWYGLNDFIKRESEKLYNDLGNVNVIALDLYDGKVADNRQDAGKYMQAVKETRAQSIIKGAIAYAGSQAHLATLGWCFGGGWSLQTALIAGKKTVACVMYYGMPEQNVDRLKTLNCDVLGNFANKDQFINTKVVAQFKENMEKAGKKLYLHQFDADHGFANPSNPIYNSEATKEAYGYTLTYLKSRLK; from the coding sequence ATGAAAAAACTTTCATTGTGGCTTTTGCTGCTATTAAGCACGTTTGTAGCTTTTGGTCAAAGCAAAATGGCTTGTTGCCAGAAAACCGAACCGAGTGCTACCCGGCGCTTTGCTATGCTGGCTTCTAATCCGCAGTTTCGTATGGCGCACCTGAATCCGGTACGTATTCGGTTTCAAAGCAGTATTGGCCACGCCATTACTTACAAAACTGATGATGGCACTACGGCTAACGCATACGAGTTAAAAGCGAAAAAGCCTACTCGTAATTATTTGCTAGTTATACATGAGTGGTATGGTTTAAATGATTTTATTAAGCGTGAATCGGAAAAGCTGTATAATGATTTAGGCAATGTAAACGTAATTGCCTTAGATTTATATGATGGCAAAGTAGCCGATAACCGTCAGGATGCCGGTAAATACATGCAGGCTGTAAAAGAAACCCGTGCACAGAGTATTATTAAAGGTGCTATCGCTTACGCTGGCTCGCAGGCTCACCTTGCTACTTTAGGCTGGTGCTTTGGCGGAGGCTGGAGCTTACAAACTGCCCTGATAGCTGGTAAAAAAACCGTAGCTTGTGTAATGTATTACGGCATGCCTGAACAGAATGTAGATCGGTTAAAAACTTTAAACTGCGATGTGCTGGGCAACTTTGCCAACAAAGACCAGTTCATCAACACCAAAGTAGTAGCCCAGTTTAAAGAAAACATGGAGAAAGCCGGTAAAAAGCTGTACCTGCACCAGTTTGATGCCGACCATGGCTTTGCTAACCCTAGTAATCCTATTTACAATAGCGAAGCTACCAAAGAAGCTTATGGCTATACACTGACTTATTTAAAGTCCCGTTTAAAATAA
- a CDS encoding lysylphosphatidylglycerol synthase domain-containing protein, which yields MTGTAKKWVSWLVKAVILVLAFTFIYRRLSNNQELKQFTALITTVSRTKAILILTLISLLMIVNYWFEAVKWRYLTSKWAPITLWQSIESVFCGLTLAIFTPNRWGEFGGRVMFLPPRRRIHGVFAMAVGTFGQLVITSVVGSASLLWFIYYFLPVKHWLYIGLLTIGAGFIILMLIFYFNVRWMVSLFNSIPFLKKYHRFFDVMKRYRFPELLRIMGYCLIRFATYSFQYYLIIHLLLPEIPIFKILLLIFSFFFIQSVLPTIDVVDISVRGATADTLFEHVTQQHIVIIAAVALVWLTNIIVPAILGSVFVLKLKFFDNAV from the coding sequence TTGACAGGTACGGCTAAAAAATGGGTATCATGGTTGGTTAAGGCCGTTATACTGGTACTGGCATTTACGTTTATTTACCGGCGGCTCAGCAATAACCAGGAGCTTAAGCAATTTACAGCGCTTATTACTACAGTAAGCCGTACAAAAGCAATACTGATATTAACGCTGATTTCCCTGCTCATGATAGTTAACTACTGGTTTGAGGCTGTTAAATGGCGTTATTTAACCAGTAAGTGGGCGCCTATCACATTATGGCAAAGCATTGAATCAGTTTTTTGCGGGTTAACACTGGCTATTTTCACGCCTAACCGTTGGGGCGAGTTTGGGGGCCGTGTAATGTTTTTACCCCCGCGCCGGCGCATACATGGTGTATTTGCTATGGCCGTAGGCACCTTTGGGCAACTGGTTATTACCAGCGTGGTAGGTTCAGCCTCATTGCTGTGGTTTATTTATTATTTTTTACCAGTGAAGCACTGGCTGTATATTGGTTTACTGACTATTGGGGCAGGCTTTATTATCCTAATGCTGATTTTCTATTTTAATGTAAGATGGATGGTCTCTCTATTCAACAGCATTCCGTTTCTAAAAAAATACCACCGCTTTTTTGATGTCATGAAGCGGTACCGATTTCCGGAGTTGTTACGCATTATGGGTTATTGCCTTATTCGGTTTGCTACCTATTCTTTTCAGTACTACCTGATTATTCATTTGCTGCTGCCCGAAATTCCGATATTTAAAATCTTGCTGCTGATCTTTTCCTTTTTCTTTATTCAGTCGGTATTACCTACTATTGATGTGGTGGATATTAGTGTGCGTGGCGCCACAGCCGATACGTTGTTTGAGCATGTTACCCAGCAGCATATTGTAATTATTGCCGCTGTAGCACTGGTTTGGCTAACCAACATCATTGTGCCGGCCATATTAGGTTCTGTATTTGTTTTAAAATTGAAATTCTTTGATAACGCTGTATAG
- a CDS encoding efflux RND transporter permease subunit — MSLSSTSIKRPVLATVMSVVIVVFGVIGYKFLGIRDFPSVDPPIITVTTSYSGANADVIESQITEPLEKAINGVQGIRNISSTSSVGSSNITVEFNLDADLETAANDVRDKVSQAQRQLPQDIDAPPVVTKADANADNIITLTVSSNTRNITQIDDYAENVLQEGLQTIPGVSQINIQGQRQYAMRLWIDPNKLSALGLTATDISAALNEENVELPAGKIEGNNTEVVVRALGKLSTEKDFNNLIIRSDSNRVIHFSDVGYAVLGSANEETALKESGVPEVGLAVVPQPGANYVQIAKDFYKRLEQIKKDLPPDIQLKVALDNTKFINQSIEEVEETLAVSFVLVVIIIYLFFRDWLIAFRPLIDIPVSLIGAFFIMYVFNFSINILTLLGIVLATGLVVDDGIVVTENIYKKIEEGMEIRKAAFEGSAEIFFAVISTSVTLAAVFLPIVFLQGFTGRLFREFAVVVAGAVLISAFVSLSLTPMLNVKLIRKNQKKSRFYEWTEPFFVKMTNAYTETLVSFMKRKWVSVVILVASFILIGILVKVIPSELAPLDDRSLLRFQVTGSEGASYEFMTKYMDRVSQLVSDSIPEENVNISVISPGSGGGGSANSGFGRVGLVPPDERSRSQQQIADWLSKKLSRYPDARAIVVQEQTISGGGSGSRTSLPVQFVIQNQDFEKIRKVLPQFFAEVAKSPVFSSSDVNLKFTKPQLSITTDRDRARDLGVSVQSIAQTLQLYYSSGRLAYFLINGKQYQVIAQVDRANRDQPLDLKSVYLRSTKGNLVQLDNVVKIAENATPPAIYHFNRYKSATVQAGLSPGHTVGDGIAEMQRIAKKMLDPTFSTALSGPSRDYAESSSNILFAFGFALLLIYLVLAAQFESFVDPVIVMLTVPLAIAGAFLSLWLFNQTLNIFSEIGMITLVGLVTKNGILIVEFANQRMEHGLAKYEAVVEAATARLRPILMTSLAVVLGAVPIAFALGAGAKSRVSLGIVIMGGMMFSLVLTLYVIPMMYVLFAAKVRHNPDDEPEETPVPEKKPLLIENL, encoded by the coding sequence ATGAGTTTATCCTCAACCAGTATAAAAAGGCCGGTACTGGCCACGGTAATGTCAGTTGTTATCGTGGTGTTCGGTGTTATCGGCTACAAGTTTTTAGGTATCCGGGATTTTCCATCAGTCGATCCGCCTATTATTACCGTAACCACCAGCTATTCGGGCGCCAATGCCGATGTAATCGAATCGCAGATTACTGAGCCGCTTGAAAAAGCGATTAATGGGGTACAGGGAATCCGTAATATTTCGTCAACCAGTTCCGTAGGTTCAAGTAACATTACGGTAGAGTTTAATTTGGATGCCGATCTGGAAACAGCGGCTAACGACGTTCGCGACAAAGTATCGCAAGCGCAACGCCAGTTGCCTCAGGATATTGATGCGCCACCCGTAGTTACCAAGGCAGATGCCAACGCCGATAACATTATTACTTTAACCGTTAGCAGTAATACCCGCAATATTACGCAGATTGATGATTATGCGGAAAACGTATTGCAGGAAGGGCTACAAACTATTCCAGGCGTAAGCCAGATTAACATACAGGGTCAGCGCCAGTATGCTATGCGCCTTTGGATTGACCCTAACAAATTATCAGCCTTAGGTTTAACGGCTACAGATATTAGTGCTGCACTGAACGAGGAAAACGTAGAGTTACCTGCCGGTAAAATTGAGGGTAATAACACCGAGGTGGTAGTACGTGCCTTAGGTAAACTTTCAACCGAAAAGGATTTTAATAATTTGATTATCCGGTCAGACAGTAACCGGGTTATCCATTTCAGCGATGTAGGGTATGCTGTGTTGGGTTCTGCCAATGAGGAAACGGCTTTGAAAGAGTCAGGCGTGCCTGAAGTAGGTTTGGCGGTAGTGCCGCAGCCTGGTGCCAACTACGTGCAGATTGCCAAAGATTTTTACAAGCGTTTAGAACAGATTAAAAAAGATTTACCACCTGATATTCAATTAAAGGTAGCGCTCGATAATACCAAGTTCATCAATCAGTCTATCGAGGAGGTGGAAGAAACACTAGCCGTATCGTTTGTGCTGGTGGTTATCATTATTTACCTATTCTTCCGCGACTGGCTGATTGCTTTCCGTCCGTTAATTGATATTCCGGTATCATTGATCGGGGCATTCTTTATTATGTATGTTTTTAATTTCTCTATCAACATCCTTACCCTACTAGGCATTGTACTGGCAACAGGTTTGGTGGTGGATGATGGTATTGTGGTTACCGAAAACATATATAAAAAGATTGAGGAAGGAATGGAAATCCGTAAGGCTGCTTTTGAAGGCTCGGCCGAGATATTTTTTGCGGTAATTTCCACATCGGTAACGCTGGCAGCTGTGTTTTTGCCTATCGTGTTCTTACAAGGTTTTACCGGGCGATTATTCCGCGAGTTTGCGGTAGTAGTAGCCGGTGCGGTATTAATCTCTGCTTTCGTATCATTATCGTTAACACCAATGCTGAACGTAAAGCTTATTCGTAAAAATCAGAAGAAATCACGTTTTTACGAGTGGACTGAGCCGTTCTTCGTGAAGATGACTAATGCTTACACCGAAACGCTGGTAAGCTTCATGAAGCGCAAATGGGTATCTGTAGTAATCTTGGTGGCCTCATTCATCTTGATTGGTATTTTAGTAAAAGTTATTCCTTCTGAATTGGCGCCGTTAGATGACCGTAGTTTGTTGCGTTTTCAGGTGACTGGCTCTGAAGGTGCTTCGTACGAGTTCATGACCAAGTATATGGATCGGGTATCGCAATTAGTTAGCGACTCTATCCCTGAAGAAAACGTAAATATATCGGTTATATCGCCCGGTAGTGGTGGTGGCGGTTCGGCTAACTCCGGCTTTGGTCGTGTTGGTTTGGTACCACCTGATGAGCGGAGCCGTAGCCAGCAGCAAATAGCCGATTGGTTATCCAAAAAGTTGAGTCGTTATCCTGATGCCCGAGCTATTGTAGTTCAGGAGCAAACTATTAGTGGTGGTGGTAGTGGTTCACGTACCTCATTACCGGTACAGTTTGTTATTCAAAATCAGGATTTTGAAAAGATACGTAAAGTGCTGCCGCAGTTTTTTGCCGAAGTAGCCAAAAGCCCTGTTTTTTCAAGCAGCGATGTGAACCTGAAATTTACTAAGCCCCAGCTGAGTATTACTACCGACCGCGACCGGGCACGTGATTTGGGCGTATCGGTACAAAGTATTGCACAAACCTTGCAGTTGTATTATAGTTCTGGACGTTTGGCTTACTTTTTAATCAATGGTAAGCAATATCAGGTTATAGCCCAGGTTGACCGCGCCAACCGAGACCAGCCGCTCGATTTAAAATCAGTTTACCTGCGCAGCACCAAAGGCAACTTGGTACAGTTAGATAACGTAGTTAAAATAGCAGAAAATGCTACCCCGCCGGCTATTTATCACTTTAACCGATATAAATCAGCTACGGTTCAGGCTGGTCTTTCACCGGGCCATACGGTAGGTGATGGTATTGCCGAAATGCAGCGCATAGCCAAGAAAATGCTTGACCCAACATTCAGTACAGCCCTGAGCGGCCCATCGCGAGATTATGCTGAAAGTTCATCCAATATTTTGTTCGCTTTTGGCTTTGCCTTGTTGCTCATCTACCTGGTGTTGGCTGCGCAGTTTGAAAGCTTTGTTGACCCGGTTATTGTAATGCTTACCGTGCCACTCGCTATTGCCGGTGCGTTCCTGTCGTTATGGTTGTTTAATCAAACCTTGAACATCTTTAGCGAAATTGGTATGATTACCCTGGTAGGGCTGGTAACTAAAAACGGTATTTTGATTGTAGAATTTGCCAACCAACGCATGGAACATGGCTTGGCTAAGTACGAAGCGGTTGTAGAAGCTGCTACTGCTCGCCTCCGCCCTATTTTGATGACCAGCTTGGCCGTAGTTTTAGGTGCCGTTCCTATTGCGTTTGCTTTGGGTGCTGGTGCTAAAAGCCGTGTATCCTTAGGTATTGTAATTATGGGTGGCATGATGTTCTCGCTGGTGCTTACGCTGTATGTGATTCCGATGATGTACGTATTGTTTGCAGCCAAAGTGCGCCACAACCCTGATGATGAGCCTGAAGAAACCCCTGTACCTGAAAAGAAACCGCTGTTGATTGAAAACCTGTAA
- a CDS encoding M61 family metallopeptidase — protein sequence MTAVDSQAASAAQIYYTVTFPEAQAHYADIEMRISGLAQNQLNLKLPVWTPGSYLVREFSKNIESLSAATNGKPVEVTKTRKNIWQINTQGLTDVTVKYRIYAFEISVRTSFIDASRGFLSTSGMFLYPDGMLHQPSTIHITPYKNWSKVSTSLEMVNNDPFTRYSPDYDILFDSPIEVGNQDIFTFDAGGVKYEVAMVNQGNYDKERLKKDMAHIVELETAIYGENPNKHYTFIVQNYAKGGGGIEHLSSTVLGAARNAYGTETGYQGFLALVAHEHFHLWNVKRLRPIALGPFDYDNENYTTDLWIAEGFTAYYDNMIVHRTKLYSTENYLGVLAADINTVENQPGAKVQPLSQSSFDAWIKSYRPDENSINTTISYYNKGSLIAMMLDLEIINDTKGAQSLDDVMRYMYQEYYKNKKRGYTDAEFKQALEKFAGRNLDDFYKKYINGLADIDYNHYLGYAGYQVVNDYANTNNPTLGIKMVSFNGRLKVAAVLRGSAAWIDGINVNDELMAIDGNPITDANNLLPGKHVGDKVTVSLLRDGLPMEVPITLLKDQQVKYRIISVNNVTPQQLTVRNKWLKN from the coding sequence ATGACTGCTGTTGATAGCCAAGCGGCCAGTGCTGCTCAAATTTATTATACGGTTACCTTCCCTGAAGCACAAGCCCATTATGCCGATATTGAAATGCGTATCAGCGGCCTTGCACAAAACCAACTGAACCTGAAACTACCGGTTTGGACGCCCGGCTCTTACTTAGTACGTGAGTTTTCCAAAAACATTGAATCACTTAGCGCTGCTACTAACGGCAAGCCTGTTGAGGTAACTAAAACCCGCAAAAACATCTGGCAAATAAATACCCAAGGGTTAACGGATGTTACCGTAAAATACCGGATATATGCCTTTGAAATTTCGGTACGTACCAGCTTTATTGATGCTTCCCGTGGCTTTTTATCTACCTCAGGTATGTTTTTGTACCCTGACGGAATGCTGCACCAACCCTCTACCATTCATATTACCCCTTATAAAAACTGGAGCAAAGTATCTACCAGTTTGGAAATGGTAAACAACGATCCATTCACCCGGTATTCACCCGACTATGATATTCTGTTTGATTCGCCTATCGAGGTGGGTAACCAAGACATCTTTACGTTTGATGCAGGCGGTGTAAAGTATGAGGTAGCCATGGTAAACCAAGGCAATTACGACAAAGAGCGTTTAAAAAAGGACATGGCTCATATTGTCGAACTGGAAACAGCCATTTACGGTGAAAACCCCAATAAACATTACACCTTCATTGTACAAAATTATGCCAAAGGCGGTGGCGGCATTGAACACCTTAGTTCAACTGTATTGGGTGCAGCCCGCAATGCCTATGGCACCGAAACTGGTTATCAAGGATTTTTAGCCTTGGTAGCGCACGAGCATTTTCATTTATGGAATGTAAAACGTTTGCGCCCTATAGCTTTAGGGCCGTTTGATTATGATAACGAAAATTATACTACCGACTTATGGATAGCCGAAGGCTTTACGGCTTATTATGACAACATGATAGTACACCGCACCAAGCTGTACTCTACCGAAAATTATCTCGGCGTGTTGGCTGCCGATATTAATACGGTAGAAAATCAACCTGGCGCTAAAGTACAACCACTGTCACAATCAAGCTTTGATGCCTGGATTAAATCTTACCGTCCGGACGAAAACTCTATTAATACCACGATATCTTACTACAACAAAGGCTCATTGATTGCCATGATGCTGGATTTGGAAATTATTAACGATACCAAAGGCGCACAATCATTAGATGACGTAATGCGGTATATGTATCAGGAGTATTATAAAAATAAAAAGCGTGGTTACACTGATGCTGAATTTAAACAAGCGCTTGAAAAATTTGCAGGCCGTAACCTGGATGATTTCTATAAAAAATACATTAACGGCTTAGCTGATATCGATTACAATCACTATCTAGGTTACGCCGGCTATCAAGTGGTTAATGATTATGCCAATACCAACAACCCAACTTTAGGCATCAAAATGGTCAGCTTTAATGGTCGGCTTAAAGTAGCTGCTGTGTTGCGGGGTTCGGCCGCCTGGATAGATGGAATTAACGTAAATGATGAACTTATGGCTATTGACGGAAACCCTATTACCGATGCAAACAACCTTTTGCCCGGCAAACATGTAGGCGACAAAGTTACCGTAAGCTTGCTGCGCGATGGCCTACCTATGGAAGTACCCATAACCTTACTGAAAGACCAGCAAGTAAAATACCGGATCATTTCGGTAAACAACGTGACGCCACAGCAATTAACTGTAAGAAACAAGTGGCTTAAAAATTAA
- a CDS encoding efflux RND transporter periplasmic adaptor subunit: MRIRYIVYLVIALLIGYLVYNKLHGNAKDGQAQAGGGGGSAKGGKKKNGPVPVRLMIVKDTSVNNNIDLTGTIDANEKVNLISQTAGNITGIYFQEGSRVRKGQVLVKVYNQDLLASLKQNAYQVALAKENEYRSRVLLQKEAVSKQEYDTSLSSYNSLKAQGDVIRAQIAKTEITAPFSGVIGLRNVSPGTYLSAATPIATLVSTDPMKITFSVPERYKPLIKPGSKVSFNIASSRKSYSATVYAIDPAVDQNSRTITVRAKAPNPNNEITAGGFAKINLTLDQIPKTIMVPTECVLPDLKSSKVYIAHNGKAEPRSVKTDLRTDTRIEVTEGLNPGDSLIVSGIIQMRPDVPLKIVKVIQ, translated from the coding sequence ATGAGAATCAGATACATTGTTTACCTTGTTATTGCTTTATTAATAGGTTACCTGGTATATAACAAATTGCATGGCAATGCCAAAGATGGTCAGGCGCAAGCTGGTGGCGGTGGCGGCAGCGCTAAAGGCGGCAAAAAGAAGAACGGTCCGGTGCCTGTTAGGCTGATGATTGTAAAAGATACGAGCGTTAATAATAATATTGACCTGACCGGTACTATTGATGCCAACGAAAAAGTAAACCTGATTAGTCAGACTGCAGGCAATATTACCGGAATATACTTTCAGGAAGGGAGCCGAGTAAGAAAAGGTCAGGTGCTGGTTAAGGTATATAACCAAGATTTACTGGCTTCATTGAAGCAAAATGCCTATCAGGTAGCATTGGCTAAAGAGAATGAATACCGTAGTCGTGTTTTATTACAAAAAGAAGCGGTAAGTAAGCAGGAGTATGATACTTCTTTGTCTTCTTACAATTCATTGAAAGCGCAGGGTGACGTAATCAGGGCGCAGATAGCCAAAACTGAAATTACGGCGCCGTTTAGCGGAGTTATTGGTTTACGTAATGTAAGTCCGGGTACTTACCTGTCGGCAGCTACTCCTATTGCTACCCTGGTAAGCACCGACCCAATGAAGATTACCTTTTCGGTGCCTGAACGCTACAAACCATTAATTAAGCCCGGTAGTAAAGTAAGCTTTAACATAGCCAGTTCACGCAAAAGCTATTCGGCTACGGTTTATGCTATCGACCCGGCGGTTGATCAGAATTCGCGCACCATTACGGTGCGGGCTAAAGCACCTAACCCCAACAATGAAATTACAGCGGGCGGTTTTGCTAAAATTAACCTCACGCTTGATCAAATACCTAAAACGATTATGGTACCTACCGAATGTGTATTGCCCGATTTGAAATCGAGCAAGGTTTACATTGCACATAACGGCAAAGCTGAACCACGTTCGGTAAAAACAGATTTGCGTACAGATACTCGCATCGAAGTTACGGAGGGCTTAAACCCAGGCGATAGCTTAATTGTGTCAGGTATCATCCAGATGCGCCCTGATGTGCCATTAAAAATTGTAAAAGTTATTCAATAA
- a CDS encoding glycosyltransferase family 2 protein → MITLYSYISLLLTGIYLFVLVYLIKGWAALRRPALKTDAPVTKITLMIAARNEEENIAHTIEAVLAQDYPKHLLEVIIVDDHSTDRTAEIIRSYAPQGIKLLQMNEAERLNSYKKKAITEAIALSTGDLMVATDADCHMGPQWLSTVVGYFETYNPVMISSPVTYFKEVSLFERLQTLEFSYLIGIGAAFIGNGRASTCNGANLAYRKDVFYEVDGFKGIDDVASGDDELLLQKIAERYPGRIGFLKHREAIVYTQAKPNLKEFLQQRRRWASKSTKYKDKKVVGLAVSIWLFNLTVLVNACLSFYKLYFFELFCIQLFFKYLFEAAFLLPIMRFFKRTGLLILLIILSPIHILYFVYVGLIGNTRKYAWKGRVVR, encoded by the coding sequence TTGATAACGCTGTATAGTTATATTTCCCTGTTGCTTACAGGCATTTACCTGTTTGTTTTGGTTTATTTGATTAAAGGATGGGCCGCATTACGCCGCCCTGCTCTGAAAACCGATGCACCGGTTACGAAAATAACCTTAATGATTGCGGCCCGTAACGAGGAAGAAAATATCGCTCATACTATTGAGGCTGTTTTAGCGCAGGATTACCCTAAGCACCTACTGGAAGTTATTATTGTTGACGATCACTCTACCGATCGCACAGCAGAAATTATTCGCAGCTATGCCCCGCAAGGTATTAAGCTATTGCAGATGAATGAGGCCGAAAGACTGAACTCTTACAAAAAGAAAGCTATTACAGAAGCCATTGCCCTATCTACCGGCGACTTGATGGTAGCTACTGATGCCGATTGCCACATGGGTCCACAATGGCTAAGTACCGTAGTAGGCTACTTTGAAACTTACAATCCGGTCATGATTTCATCGCCGGTTACGTACTTTAAAGAAGTCTCTTTGTTTGAACGCCTGCAAACATTAGAGTTTTCTTATTTAATTGGCATTGGGGCAGCCTTTATTGGTAACGGACGGGCATCTACCTGCAATGGAGCTAACTTGGCTTACCGTAAAGATGTTTTTTATGAGGTGGATGGCTTTAAAGGTATTGACGATGTAGCCTCAGGCGATGACGAGTTGCTGCTGCAAAAAATAGCCGAACGTTATCCTGGGCGCATAGGTTTTCTGAAACACCGTGAAGCTATTGTGTATACGCAAGCCAAGCCTAATCTGAAAGAGTTTTTACAGCAGCGCCGCCGTTGGGCTTCCAAGTCTACCAAATACAAAGATAAAAAGGTGGTAGGCTTGGCGGTAAGTATCTGGTTATTCAACCTTACTGTATTGGTTAATGCCTGCCTCAGCTTTTACAAATTGTACTTTTTTGAACTCTTTTGCATTCAGCTGTTTTTTAAATACTTGTTTGAGGCCGCATTTTTGTTGCCTATAATGCGCTTTTTTAAACGCACCGGCTTATTGATACTGCTTATTATTTTGTCGCCTATTCATATCCTGTATTTTGTATATGTAGGTTTGATAGGCAATACTCGAAAGTATGCCTGGAAGGGACGGGTAGTACGTTAA